From Thermothelomyces thermophilus ATCC 42464 chromosome 6, complete sequence, the proteins below share one genomic window:
- a CDS encoding glycoside hydrolase family 5 protein (CAZy_ID 267957) has translation MKAIFALGTCLLSAAQCLPSARATASSGAEGTRFSIDGKTGYFAGTNSYWIGFLTNNKDVDTTLDHIASSGLKILRVWGFNDVNSRPSPGTVWFQLLSSSGSEINMGPDGLQRLDYVVQSAEKRGVKLIINFVNNWDDYGGMNAYVKAFGGTKEGWYTNARAQAQYKKYIQAVVSRYDKSDAVFAWEFANEPRCKGCSTDVIYKWATDISAYIRSLDPSHMITLGDEGFGLPGDGTYPYQYSEGVDFVKNLKIKDLDFGTFHMYPDSWGVPYSFANGWIKSHADACKAANKPCLLEEYGAYASCDIQKPWQQTALSFAADGVSGDLFWRWGDQLSYGLSPNDGNTVYYGSSLAQCLVTDHVKAINGSGAV, from the exons ATGAAGGCCATCTTCGCCCTCGGCACCTGCCTGCTTTCCGCGGCCCAATGCCTTCCTTCAGCACGCGCGACGGCCTCGTCCGGCGCCGAGGGGACTCGCTTCTCCATCGACGGCAAGACGGGGTACTTCGCAGGCACCAACTCGTACTGGATCGGCTTCCTGACCAACAACAAGGACGTTGACACCACCTTGGATCACATCGCCTCCTCCGGCCTCAAGATCCTGCGTGTGTGGGGCTTCAACGACGTCAACAGCAGGCCGAGTCCCGGCACCGTCTGGTTCCAGCTCCTCTCGTCCTCGGGTTCTGAGATCAACATGGGTCCCGACGGCCTGCAGCGGCTCGACTATGTGGTCCAGTCGGCAGAGAAGCGCGGCGTCAAGCTGATCATCAACTTCGTCAACAACTGGGATGACTACGGCGGCATGAACGCCTATGTCAAGGCTTTTGGCGGCACCAAGGAGGGCTGGTACACCAATGCCCGGGCCCAAGCGCAGTACAAGAAGTACATACAGGCGGTGGTTAGCCGTTACGACAAGTCCGACGCCGTCTTTGCGTGGGAGTTCGCCAACGAGCCCCGGTGCAAGGGGTGCAGCACGGACGTCATCTACAAGTGGGCGACGGATATCTCGGCGTACATCCGCAGCCTCGATCCGAGCCACATGATCACGCTGGGCGACGAGGGTTTCGGGCTTCCCGGAGACGGAACATACCCCTACCAGTACAGCGAGGGTGTGGACTTTGTCAAGAATTTGAAGATCAAGGACTTGGATTTCGGGACCTTCCACATGTACCCCGACAGCT GGGGCGTTCCGTACTCCTTCGCCAACGGCTGGATCAAGAGTCATGCGGACGCGTGCAAAGCCGCGAACAAGCCATGTCTTCTGGAAGAGT ACGGCGCCTACGCTAGCTGCGATATCCAGAAACCCTGGCAGCAGACAGCTCTTTCGTTCGCTGCCGACGGTGTGAGCGGCGACCTGTTTTGGCGGTGGGGCGACCAGCTCAGTTACGGCCTGTCGCCAAACGACGGCAACACGGTCTATTACGGTTCATCACTTGCTCAATGCCTCGTGACGGATCATGTTAAGGCTATTAATGGCTCAGGTGCCGTTTGA